Proteins encoded together in one Psychrobacter sanguinis window:
- a CDS encoding acetyl-CoA hydrolase/transferase family protein, whose translation MNSDNKIISLEEALSFIKSGDHVVTGLGAGEAKLFLENLHTIADRVNNVTITNSLTLIQPKFYEDQYKDSFNIDSMFFSPVTRSAHKNGNINYVPNHLYLSASDRMKHITPDIFIGSATPPDKHGFMSLSLSNVCETQFIENAKLVILEINENFPRTFGDNEIHIDDVDYLVKADYQPPFLPEIEPNEKDLKIGKLIAEHIQDGDTIQLGIGGIRNAVAACLKDKKDLGIHTEMMTTGMLDLIEQGVVTGKKKSLHRGKVVFSFALGSKRLYDYLDDNPSIIVGKGSYVTDPYVISQNDNMISINTAIEVDLTGQVCSESIGHTQFSGTGGQFTTAVGAQMAKNGRSIIALYSTFTTKNEQGERVEMSKIVPFLKLGSIVTLTRTNVDMVATEYGIVSLEGTNVKERVERLISIAHPNFRDQLRAEAVSCGLLVE comes from the coding sequence ATGAACTCAGACAATAAAATAATAAGTCTTGAAGAAGCATTAAGTTTCATAAAAAGTGGTGACCATGTTGTTACAGGCCTGGGAGCAGGTGAAGCAAAACTATTTTTAGAAAACCTCCATACCATCGCTGACCGTGTTAACAATGTCACCATCACTAATAGCTTAACGTTAATTCAACCTAAGTTTTATGAAGATCAATATAAAGATTCTTTCAATATTGATAGTATGTTTTTCTCGCCTGTAACGAGAAGCGCACATAAAAATGGCAATATTAATTATGTGCCTAATCATCTGTATTTATCAGCTTCTGATAGGATGAAGCATATCACACCCGATATTTTTATTGGTTCGGCAACACCTCCTGATAAACATGGCTTTATGTCATTATCTTTATCCAATGTTTGTGAAACACAGTTTATAGAAAATGCTAAGTTGGTTATTTTGGAGATTAATGAAAATTTCCCTAGAACTTTTGGTGACAATGAAATACACATCGATGATGTTGATTATTTGGTTAAAGCGGATTATCAACCTCCTTTTTTACCAGAAATTGAACCCAACGAAAAAGATTTAAAAATAGGTAAACTCATTGCAGAACATATTCAAGATGGGGATACCATTCAGCTTGGTATCGGCGGAATTCGAAATGCGGTTGCTGCCTGCTTGAAAGATAAAAAAGATCTAGGTATTCATACCGAAATGATGACGACAGGTATGCTAGATTTAATCGAGCAAGGCGTGGTTACTGGCAAGAAAAAGTCATTACATAGAGGTAAAGTAGTGTTTTCATTTGCTTTAGGCAGCAAGCGTTTATATGACTACTTAGACGATAACCCATCAATTATTGTGGGTAAAGGTTCCTATGTCACTGACCCTTATGTGATCAGCCAAAACGATAATATGATTTCCATCAATACGGCCATCGAAGTGGACTTAACCGGTCAAGTATGTTCTGAATCTATTGGTCATACCCAATTTAGTGGTACAGGCGGTCAGTTTACGACGGCTGTCGGCGCTCAGATGGCTAAAAATGGTCGTAGCATCATCGCTTTGTATTCCACTTTTACTACTAAAAATGAGCAGGGCGAACGGGTAGAAATGTCCAAAATTGTTCCTTTCTTAAAGCTAGGGTCTATTGTAACTTTAACCCGTACTAATGTGGATATGGTTGCCACGGAATATGGGATTGTTAGTTTAGAAGGCACCAATGTTAAGGAGCGTGTTGAGCGTTTAATCTCTATTGCCCATCCTAACTTTAGAGATCAGCTGCGTGCTGAGGCGGTAAGCTGTGGTTTGCTAGTAGAGTAG
- the guaA gene encoding glutamine-hydrolyzing GMP synthase translates to MSNNTPAIKEDRILIIDYGSQYSQLIARRVREAGVFCEMYPYDIDTSRIEAFGAKGVILSGGPESVHDENSPKINQALFDLNVPILGICYGMQAMADHFGGKVQASDVHEFGAATIEITGSSTLLDGIEDAHKDNSLMHVWMSHGDKVVEVPEGFDVIASTPSCPIAVMVNEDKKYYGLQFHPEVTHTLQGDVLLSRFVHQICDCAGSWTPDNIIDMRVEQLKEQIGDKQVLLGLSGGVDSSVVAALLHKAIGDQLTCVFVDNGLLRLHEGDQVMQVFAENMGVKVVRVDAEERFLDALAGESDPEAKRKIIGKTFIDVFADAARDVSQGSDGKPVEFLAQGTIYPDVIESAKSHQGKAHVIKSHHNVGGLPEDLQFELVEPLRDLFKDEVRKLGIALGLPHKMIYRHPFPGPGLGVRILGEVKKEYADILRQADAIFMQELEKSGWYEKTAQAFAVFTPVKSVGVVGDGRRYAWVIALRAVETIDFMTARFAHLPYELIETVSNRIMNEIADVSRVTYDVSSKPPATIEWE, encoded by the coding sequence ATGAGTAATAACACACCTGCCATCAAAGAAGACCGTATTTTAATTATCGATTACGGCTCACAGTACAGCCAGCTTATTGCCCGCCGTGTGCGCGAAGCCGGTGTTTTTTGTGAGATGTATCCTTATGACATCGACACTAGCCGTATTGAAGCGTTTGGTGCCAAAGGCGTTATCTTATCAGGTGGTCCTGAAAGTGTGCACGATGAAAACAGCCCAAAAATCAATCAAGCTTTGTTTGATTTGAATGTGCCTATTTTAGGTATTTGCTATGGCATGCAAGCCATGGCCGATCACTTTGGTGGTAAAGTGCAAGCCAGTGATGTACACGAGTTTGGCGCAGCGACCATTGAAATTACAGGGTCTAGCACCTTGCTTGATGGTATCGAAGATGCGCATAAAGACAACAGCTTAATGCACGTTTGGATGAGCCATGGTGATAAAGTTGTTGAAGTTCCAGAAGGCTTTGATGTTATCGCCAGTACCCCAAGCTGCCCAATCGCAGTGATGGTCAATGAAGATAAGAAATACTACGGCCTACAGTTCCATCCAGAAGTGACTCATACCCTACAAGGCGATGTGTTGTTGTCACGCTTTGTGCATCAAATTTGTGATTGTGCCGGTAGCTGGACGCCAGATAATATTATCGACATGCGTGTTGAGCAGTTAAAAGAACAAATCGGTGACAAACAAGTGCTGCTTGGCTTATCGGGTGGTGTAGATAGCTCAGTAGTTGCCGCATTATTACACAAAGCGATTGGCGATCAACTGACCTGTGTGTTTGTGGACAATGGTCTATTACGTCTGCACGAAGGCGATCAAGTAATGCAAGTATTTGCTGAAAACATGGGTGTAAAAGTGGTTCGTGTGGATGCTGAAGAGCGTTTCTTAGATGCGTTGGCAGGCGAGTCAGACCCTGAAGCTAAGCGTAAAATTATTGGTAAAACCTTCATCGACGTATTCGCTGATGCAGCACGTGATGTGAGCCAAGGTAGCGACGGCAAACCAGTCGAGTTCTTGGCTCAAGGGACTATTTATCCTGATGTTATCGAGTCAGCGAAGTCGCACCAAGGTAAAGCCCATGTCATTAAGAGCCACCATAATGTAGGTGGTTTACCGGAAGACCTACAGTTTGAATTGGTTGAGCCACTACGCGACCTATTTAAAGACGAAGTGCGTAAATTGGGTATCGCATTAGGCCTACCGCATAAGATGATTTACCGTCATCCGTTCCCTGGCCCTGGCCTAGGCGTGCGTATCTTGGGTGAAGTGAAAAAAGAATATGCTGACATCCTACGTCAAGCAGACGCTATCTTTATGCAAGAGCTTGAGAAATCAGGCTGGTATGAAAAGACCGCACAAGCCTTTGCGGTATTTACCCCAGTAAAATCTGTGGGTGTAGTAGGTGATGGCCGCCGTTATGCTTGGGTTATCGCTTTACGTGCGGTTGAAACCATCGACTTTATGACCGCACGTTTTGCCCACTTGCCCTATGAGTTAATCGAGACTGTCAGTAACCGTATCATGAACGAAATCGCAGATGTTTCTCGTGTGACTTATGACGTATCAAGTAAGCCACCAGCCACTATTGAGTGGGAATAA
- a CDS encoding FAD-binding oxidoreductase: MSKITSILRKMTASNTSPANKTEQPALDFPVKSNTPKEQTRWNGWGNININKAVSPHGAKLIKSHIGKTQKLPSVSLESVLKTVPSSRLPHALTELAMVSTDNEVRVRHARGQSFPDWIAMHSGDFGVFPDGVAMPKTTEDVAKLLALASEHDLVVIPYGGGTSVAGHINPPKDPRPVLTIATGHMDKLIDLDEASQIATFGAGAQGPAVEAQLSDHGYRLGHYPQSWELSTLGGWIAARSSGQQSLGYGRIEQMFAGGTLVTPQGKLTIPDIPASSAGPDLREMMMGTEGRAGIFTEVKMRVQPQPEQEVFKVAFLPNWEAGQALLKQAVRKNVRLSMLRLSNATETNAHLHLGTTRSQFLAITAYLRSKGLGSDKVMLTYGVTGDKAQNALALTQFKQLLKQNGGVTGKLADLMGSIWAHGRFKFPYLRGTLWEKGIMVDTFETSTNWTNIDQQMAAMEKAVRESLREHGEQVMAFTHISHVYKQGASLYTTYFFRTAKSHAETLQRWQKIKHAASTSVANGKATISHQHGVGRDHAPYLVAEKGELGLQVTRDMLQSLDPEQRMNPGALLED, encoded by the coding sequence ATGAGTAAAATCACCTCAATTCTTCGCAAAATGACTGCTTCTAATACGTCACCTGCTAATAAGACTGAACAACCTGCTTTAGACTTCCCTGTCAAAAGTAATACCCCTAAAGAACAGACCCGCTGGAATGGTTGGGGCAATATCAATATCAATAAAGCAGTCTCACCTCATGGGGCTAAACTGATTAAATCTCATATCGGCAAAACTCAAAAACTGCCTTCTGTTAGCCTAGAATCGGTATTAAAAACAGTTCCTTCCTCACGACTCCCTCATGCCCTCACCGAATTGGCAATGGTCTCTACTGACAACGAAGTACGTGTCAGACATGCGCGTGGGCAAAGCTTCCCCGATTGGATTGCCATGCACAGTGGTGATTTTGGCGTTTTCCCTGATGGGGTCGCCATGCCGAAAACTACCGAAGATGTCGCAAAGCTATTGGCCTTGGCCAGTGAACACGACCTAGTGGTTATCCCTTACGGTGGCGGTACATCCGTGGCCGGTCATATTAATCCGCCTAAGGATCCTCGTCCAGTATTGACCATTGCCACTGGTCATATGGACAAACTCATTGATTTGGATGAAGCAAGCCAAATTGCTACCTTTGGTGCAGGTGCTCAAGGACCTGCTGTAGAAGCACAGCTGAGTGATCATGGCTACCGATTAGGACATTATCCACAATCTTGGGAATTATCTACTTTAGGCGGCTGGATTGCAGCCCGTTCAAGTGGTCAGCAGTCTTTAGGCTATGGCCGTATCGAACAAATGTTCGCTGGCGGTACCTTAGTCACCCCTCAAGGCAAGTTGACCATACCCGATATCCCTGCCTCCTCTGCCGGTCCTGATTTGCGTGAAATGATGATGGGTACTGAAGGCCGTGCCGGTATCTTTACCGAAGTCAAAATGCGGGTACAGCCTCAGCCTGAGCAAGAGGTTTTTAAAGTGGCGTTCTTACCTAACTGGGAAGCGGGGCAAGCGTTATTAAAACAAGCGGTTCGAAAAAATGTTCGTCTATCTATGTTACGCCTAAGTAATGCTACTGAGACCAATGCCCATCTACATTTAGGCACCACGCGCAGTCAATTCTTGGCCATTACTGCCTATTTAAGATCTAAGGGGTTAGGCTCGGATAAAGTGATGCTCACTTATGGCGTGACGGGCGACAAAGCCCAAAATGCACTGGCATTGACCCAGTTTAAACAGCTGTTAAAACAAAATGGCGGTGTCACCGGTAAATTGGCGGACTTAATGGGCTCGATATGGGCACATGGCCGCTTTAAATTCCCGTATTTGCGTGGCACTTTATGGGAAAAAGGCATCATGGTCGATACCTTCGAAACCTCGACAAACTGGACCAACATTGACCAGCAAATGGCCGCTATGGAGAAGGCAGTTCGTGAATCACTGCGAGAGCATGGCGAACAAGTGATGGCGTTTACCCATATTTCGCATGTTTATAAACAGGGTGCCAGCTTATACACCACCTATTTCTTTAGAACCGCTAAGAGTCATGCTGAGACCTTGCAGCGTTGGCAGAAAATTAAACATGCCGCAAGCACCAGTGTGGCCAACGGCAAAGCCACGATTTCGCATCAACATGGTGTGGGCCGTGACCATGCTCCTTATCTGGTGGCTGAAAAAGGTGAGCTTGGTCTACAAGTGACCCGTGACATGCTGCAAAGCTTAGATCCTGAGCAGCGTATGAATCCAGGCGCTTTGCTAGAGGACTAA
- a CDS encoding glycerol-3-phosphate dehydrogenase/oxidase, translated as MTQTQQRQQALIPLLRTEPWDMLIIGGGITGAGIAREAAKRGLQVLLIEQRDFAWGTSSRSSKMVHGGLRYIASGDYKTTLLSVRERERMLKEAGGLVNEMHYMMPHYKGKFPPPWIFNNLLRVYDKLAGKRYFKYFKKDAFSPLNPGIKQDKLLGASQFSDAVTDDSRLVMRVLGEALHDGAQAINYLKAEGLLKNDQGLVVGAKLVDTATDQHSETYEVYAKVVVSATGAWADKLRLQAFSETPTNFHKQIRPSRGSHLVISQERLPIEQAYTLLHPVDKRALFVFPWENRTVIGTTDLDHPPLDDQEVGITNEEVDYLLQAVNGLFDHTQLSREDIISTWAGVRPLISEGGDGKRVSPSKEKRDHSVWLDNNLVTVSGGKLTTFRLIALDVLKICQQVLPIDNNAAIDDAVFSNPVPSNDKFAQLPAPLQYRLQGFYGRQLDQLLELAEDQELVPVADSNTLWAEIRFAARYEQVIHLDDLLLRRTRLGLILPQGAMIDSVTDKLQQICQQELGWDQQKWQQEVDLYKALWQNYYHLPAHLPAA; from the coding sequence ATGACCCAAACACAACAGCGTCAACAAGCTTTAATACCCCTTTTGCGCACCGAACCTTGGGATATGTTGATTATTGGGGGTGGTATTACCGGAGCAGGTATTGCTCGAGAGGCGGCCAAACGTGGTCTACAAGTGTTATTAATTGAACAAAGAGACTTCGCTTGGGGCACCTCGAGTCGCTCTAGCAAAATGGTACATGGCGGACTACGTTATATCGCTTCTGGGGATTACAAAACCACGTTACTCAGTGTACGTGAGCGCGAACGTATGCTGAAAGAAGCAGGCGGCCTAGTTAATGAAATGCATTACATGATGCCGCATTATAAAGGCAAGTTTCCGCCGCCTTGGATTTTTAATAATCTGCTTAGGGTATATGACAAACTGGCCGGAAAACGCTACTTCAAATACTTTAAAAAAGACGCTTTTTCGCCGTTAAATCCTGGTATTAAACAAGACAAGCTACTGGGCGCCAGTCAATTTAGTGATGCTGTCACTGATGACTCGCGCTTGGTGATGCGGGTGCTCGGTGAAGCCCTGCATGATGGGGCGCAAGCTATTAACTATCTAAAAGCTGAAGGCCTGCTCAAAAACGACCAAGGTCTGGTAGTGGGGGCAAAGCTAGTAGATACTGCTACTGACCAGCATTCTGAAACTTATGAGGTTTATGCTAAGGTGGTGGTTAGCGCCACGGGGGCTTGGGCAGATAAGTTGCGCCTGCAGGCCTTCTCTGAAACCCCCACCAATTTCCATAAACAAATTCGTCCGTCTCGGGGCAGTCACTTGGTTATTAGTCAAGAGCGCCTACCGATTGAACAGGCGTACACTTTACTGCATCCCGTTGATAAAAGAGCTTTGTTTGTCTTTCCTTGGGAGAATAGAACCGTCATTGGCACCACTGATTTAGACCACCCACCCCTTGATGATCAAGAAGTCGGCATCACCAATGAAGAAGTCGATTATCTATTACAGGCGGTCAATGGTCTGTTTGATCATACTCAGTTAAGCCGTGAAGATATTATCAGTACTTGGGCGGGCGTCCGTCCGCTGATTTCTGAAGGTGGTGATGGTAAACGAGTCAGTCCTAGCAAAGAGAAACGTGATCACAGCGTGTGGTTAGACAACAATCTGGTCACGGTCAGTGGCGGTAAGTTGACCACCTTCCGTCTTATCGCCCTTGATGTGCTTAAAATCTGTCAGCAGGTATTACCGATTGACAATAATGCGGCCATAGATGATGCCGTCTTTAGCAATCCGGTGCCAAGCAATGACAAATTTGCTCAGTTGCCTGCCCCACTCCAGTACCGCTTGCAAGGTTTTTATGGCCGTCAACTAGATCAGTTACTCGAGCTTGCAGAGGATCAAGAGCTTGTTCCTGTTGCTGATAGCAATACGCTGTGGGCAGAGATTAGATTTGCGGCACGTTATGAGCAAGTTATTCATTTAGATGATTTATTACTGCGTCGTACTCGTCTAGGTCTTATCTTGCCGCAAGGGGCGATGATAGATTCTGTAACCGATAAACTGCAACAGATTTGTCAGCAAGAGCTGGGTTGGGATCAACAAAAATGGCAACAAGAAGTCGACCTTTATAAAGCTCTTTGGCAAAATTACTATCATTTACCGGCGCATTTACCGGCGGCATAA
- a CDS encoding FGGY-family carbohydrate kinase, with protein sequence MSVKNETPIYLLAIDNGTQSIRALIFDQFGTEIAKARIPIEPYFSTQANFAEQHAHYYWEKLSETCQQLWQNCDIKPSQIAGVSLTTQRYTMICLDKDKQPLRPAIVWMDFRQGETNDLGFLDPLTKLVGMGELAEEAQKKARCNWLSRHEPEIWAKTAHYVNLSAYLTYKLTDDLVDSSGQTTGYLPYDYKAQKWMKPNNFKWRLFSCRIEQMPRLVAPGQKLGHITAEAATATGIPEGTPMIAAASDKACEALGSAGLSADTACLSFGTTATINTTSTNYIEVLKHMPAYTAAVPNYYNHEYMIYRGFWMVSWFKEQFAHYEAQLAKTQGIDTEHLLDQAVKDIPAGSMGLMLQPYWSPGVRHPGLEGKGALIGFGDVHTRAHIYRAILEGLAYELKLGFDTIEKRTRKTIKHLRVSGGGSQSDAAMQLTADIFAMPAYRPHTFEASGLGAAINCAVGLGVYPDYSTAAEAMTHLGDEFLPIAANVSLYKRLYNEVYLKMYDRLQPLYHSIQDITGCPEK encoded by the coding sequence ATGAGCGTTAAAAACGAAACCCCAATTTATTTACTGGCCATAGACAATGGCACTCAGAGTATTAGAGCCTTAATATTTGATCAGTTCGGTACTGAAATTGCTAAAGCGCGTATTCCTATTGAGCCTTATTTTTCCACTCAGGCCAACTTTGCTGAGCAGCATGCCCATTATTATTGGGAAAAACTTAGTGAAACTTGTCAACAATTATGGCAAAACTGCGATATCAAACCTTCGCAAATTGCAGGGGTAAGCCTAACCACACAACGCTATACCATGATCTGTCTGGATAAGGATAAACAGCCATTACGCCCTGCCATTGTTTGGATGGATTTTCGCCAAGGCGAAACCAATGATTTGGGATTTCTTGACCCCCTCACCAAACTGGTTGGTATGGGAGAATTGGCAGAAGAGGCTCAGAAAAAAGCACGCTGCAACTGGTTATCCCGTCATGAGCCTGAGATTTGGGCTAAGACTGCCCATTATGTCAATTTATCGGCCTATTTGACTTATAAGCTGACCGATGATTTGGTCGACTCGTCGGGTCAGACCACCGGCTACTTGCCTTATGACTACAAGGCACAAAAGTGGATGAAGCCCAACAACTTTAAGTGGCGCCTATTCAGTTGTCGCATCGAACAGATGCCAAGACTGGTCGCACCTGGGCAAAAATTAGGACATATTACCGCCGAAGCGGCGACAGCCACAGGTATTCCTGAGGGCACACCGATGATTGCAGCGGCCAGTGACAAGGCTTGCGAGGCATTGGGCAGTGCCGGCTTATCTGCCGATACCGCGTGCCTAAGTTTTGGCACCACGGCTACCATTAATACCACCTCAACCAACTATATTGAGGTGCTAAAGCACATGCCTGCCTATACAGCGGCGGTCCCAAATTACTACAATCACGAGTATATGATTTACCGCGGATTTTGGATGGTCAGCTGGTTCAAAGAGCAGTTTGCCCATTACGAGGCGCAACTGGCGAAGACCCAAGGTATTGATACTGAACACTTACTAGATCAAGCGGTTAAAGACATTCCTGCGGGATCAATGGGATTGATGCTGCAGCCTTACTGGTCACCTGGCGTACGTCATCCTGGGCTTGAAGGCAAAGGCGCGTTGATTGGTTTTGGTGATGTGCATACCCGCGCCCATATTTATCGGGCTATTTTGGAAGGTTTGGCTTATGAGTTAAAGCTTGGGTTTGATACCATTGAGAAGCGCACTCGTAAGACCATTAAGCACCTTCGCGTCTCTGGGGGCGGATCTCAAAGCGATGCAGCGATGCAACTGACTGCAGATATATTTGCTATGCCCGCCTATCGTCCTCATACTTTCGAGGCTTCTGGTTTGGGCGCGGCCATAAACTGTGCAGTGGGGCTTGGCGTTTATCCAGATTATTCTACCGCAGCTGAGGCGATGACTCATTTGGGTGATGAATTTTTGCCCATAGCCGCCAATGTTTCGCTTTATAAACGCTTGTACAATGAAGTTTATCTGAAGATGTATGATCGTTTACAGCCTCTATACCATAGCATTCAAGACATCACAGGCTGTCCTGAGAAATAG
- a CDS encoding EamA family transporter encodes MIQTIFFILDIFSCYFYQRLSFEVNAYSLRSLVWMRAVFSVGAYLLLMLMLKYSSADKVSTLFFLLPLLTMILESLVVDTTLSELTIFGVLLICASLFIYQTQKSSKAM; translated from the coding sequence TTGATTCAGACCATTTTTTTTATTCTCGATATTTTCAGCTGTTATTTTTATCAAAGATTATCTTTTGAGGTCAATGCTTACTCTTTGCGGTCATTGGTATGGATGAGAGCAGTGTTTTCCGTAGGGGCTTATTTATTATTGATGCTTATGCTCAAATATAGCTCTGCAGATAAAGTAAGCACTTTATTCTTTTTATTACCCTTACTGACAATGATTTTGGAAAGTCTGGTTGTTGATACTACTTTGAGTGAGTTAACTATTTTTGGTGTCCTATTAATTTGTGCAAGTTTGTTCATTTATCAGACTCAAAAATCTTCTAAAGCTATGTAG
- a CDS encoding BCCT family transporter: protein MNITQRRPDHEPDTRIDKFTFGMVLVILLGICIPLVFFPEQGKEWVEIARSFVTTNFGFAYLTFGILAMIFVIYIVFSDIGNIKLGRPEDTPEFKDASWAAMLFCGGIGASILYWGLIEWAYYYQGPPFGIAAESPDAIRWATTYGIFHWGPVAWAIYLVPAVPIAYFYYVRQIPVLKVSQTLMPLLGEKLAHSNWAKMLDVLFVFGMVGGGATTLGLASPLINEGLYNLFGLPRNITMQLVVLFVTTLIFAYSAYQGLKGGIQKLSNINFYMAIGLLLFILIAGPTVFIFNTGLEALGRSITEMPRMMTYIEPFKDFENFGFKHTTFPQDWTVFYWAWWLVFAPTIGLFIAKISRGRTIQNMVVGSMFYGSLGCAMFMIILGNYGLYLQLNGTVDVVSILNNESATAAIFAILNSLPMSYAVVAVFTLLAVIFTATTFDSISYILASVVQIEVDDEPHRWNRLFWAFTLCLLPAILMFLGDLATLQTASIIAGAPLIVILSLMMLSVIKAARYDLYYQPDYYLKTIHIEELADSAPWEEGKTSEAPEGSVLALQDEWEQMREDNEEEENTDELDKHDS, encoded by the coding sequence ATGAACATTACTCAACGCCGTCCTGATCATGAGCCGGACACCCGTATTGATAAGTTTACCTTCGGTATGGTGCTGGTCATCCTGTTAGGCATTTGTATTCCCCTAGTTTTCTTTCCAGAGCAAGGTAAAGAGTGGGTGGAAATTGCCCGGAGCTTTGTTACCACCAACTTCGGCTTTGCCTATTTGACCTTTGGCATTTTGGCGATGATATTTGTCATTTATATCGTCTTCTCTGATATCGGTAACATCAAGCTTGGTCGTCCCGAAGATACCCCAGAGTTTAAAGATGCCTCTTGGGCTGCCATGCTGTTCTGCGGAGGTATTGGAGCCAGTATTCTATATTGGGGACTTATTGAATGGGCCTATTATTATCAAGGCCCTCCTTTTGGTATCGCCGCTGAATCACCTGACGCCATCCGCTGGGCCACCACCTATGGTATTTTCCACTGGGGACCTGTCGCTTGGGCCATTTATTTGGTACCAGCCGTGCCTATCGCTTATTTTTATTATGTACGCCAGATTCCGGTACTAAAGGTCAGCCAAACGTTGATGCCTTTATTGGGTGAAAAACTAGCTCACAGTAATTGGGCAAAGATGCTCGATGTGCTGTTTGTATTTGGTATGGTCGGTGGTGGGGCAACGACATTAGGTCTGGCCTCCCCCTTGATTAACGAAGGTCTATACAACTTATTTGGCTTACCACGCAACATTACCATGCAATTGGTAGTACTGTTTGTGACCACGTTAATCTTTGCTTATAGTGCCTATCAAGGTCTAAAAGGCGGTATTCAAAAACTGTCTAATATCAATTTCTACATGGCCATAGGACTGCTATTATTCATCCTTATCGCTGGTCCAACTGTCTTTATTTTCAATACCGGACTTGAGGCGTTAGGCCGCTCGATAACTGAAATGCCGCGGATGATGACTTATATTGAGCCCTTTAAAGACTTTGAAAATTTTGGCTTTAAACACACTACCTTCCCTCAAGATTGGACCGTATTCTACTGGGCATGGTGGCTGGTATTTGCCCCTACCATTGGTCTATTTATCGCCAAAATTTCACGCGGCCGTACCATTCAAAATATGGTAGTAGGCTCAATGTTTTATGGTTCGTTAGGCTGTGCAATGTTCATGATTATCTTAGGTAATTATGGCTTGTATTTACAGTTAAACGGCACCGTAGATGTGGTGAGTATTCTTAACAATGAATCAGCCACTGCTGCAATTTTTGCGATTTTAAATAGCCTGCCCATGTCTTATGCCGTGGTAGCCGTATTTACCCTCTTAGCCGTAATATTTACCGCGACGACTTTTGACTCAATCTCTTATATTTTAGCGTCCGTGGTGCAAATAGAAGTGGACGACGAACCACACCGTTGGAACCGTTTATTTTGGGCATTTACCCTGTGTCTATTGCCCGCCATTTTGATGTTCTTAGGTGATTTGGCGACTCTGCAAACTGCTTCTATTATCGCTGGTGCTCCGCTGATTGTTATTCTATCTTTGATGATGCTATCGGTGATAAAAGCGGCACGTTATGACCTATATTATCAGCCTGATTATTACTTGAAGACTATTCATATTGAAGAGCTGGCAGACAGTGCGCCTTGGGAAGAAGGTAAAACTTCAGAAGCCCCTGAAGGCTCAGTGTTGGCCCTACAAGATGAGTGGGAGCAGATGCGTGAGGATAATGAGGAAGAAGAAAATACAGATGAGTTAGACAAACACGACAGCTAG